A region of Paenibacillus thiaminolyticus DNA encodes the following proteins:
- a CDS encoding GTPase SAR1: MPVSTVLMGLAAVSVAIGVLLWRISRRLETGQAYLYRQRSNSWGAHMKAAWHAGLQRFYMMAVKTPLLKSRARAIRQRLSLFYSYDEWLLRRKTSAVLLGSAATAALAAIVFLSFDQDVLSWLMLLLVLSVAEGLYRDAIVQRAERKLLKLGAEAFASVRQAYHRHRMADAAIAEAADGSHPMLEPHMKRMLDMMDEQEPEAALAAYEEAAPNRYFKLFAGLSRFVAEYGDPPQRQGSSYLQGISMLVREIHLEFTMRSRLEYFLSGLQAIAIMPVLFADPLARWAKAYFPLMEQFYESKLGWLLQLTVFITVFICHRLLLQLHWQPGRGEVGARRTWESRIWTRPAVKLLVRRLMARTSPASIRRIQRLLREANDDMPVDQFYARRWALGAVVLCCGVCLLFLLQSTAASGAWNQLQRQMTALGLELPAMVGSTAGQPSQQALETWKAQLLDHPSVASERKSRQLINYFANYADRLQGSCIQWWEVLLILAASLAAYACPVVLLHVRSRLQHIDMRTEISQFQSLTLLLRAFDRMTAEQIVGWMGRSSIYFRKPLHACLMNWESGAEAALQQLKRDAPYPDFVRFVEKIELAFDLIPLYQAFDDVEQDWLYEQEMIKQHYEKSIDAKAVWGQWFGFAPMYALVFLYLVIPLVWMSAEQMRSSFEQIRQL, translated from the coding sequence TTGCCGGTTAGTACTGTGCTGATGGGGCTGGCCGCCGTCTCGGTAGCCATCGGTGTTCTGCTCTGGAGGATCAGCAGAAGGCTGGAAACGGGACAAGCTTATCTATACCGGCAGCGAAGTAATTCTTGGGGCGCACATATGAAGGCGGCATGGCATGCAGGGCTGCAGCGGTTCTATATGATGGCTGTAAAGACGCCGCTGCTGAAGAGCCGGGCCCGCGCAATCCGGCAGCGGCTAAGCCTATTCTATTCGTATGATGAATGGCTGCTGCGCCGGAAGACGTCAGCTGTCTTGCTCGGCAGCGCCGCGACGGCTGCGTTAGCGGCGATCGTATTCCTCTCGTTCGATCAGGATGTGCTGTCATGGCTCATGCTCCTGCTCGTATTGAGCGTCGCGGAAGGGCTGTACCGGGATGCGATAGTCCAACGCGCCGAACGTAAGCTGCTGAAGCTCGGGGCGGAGGCCTTCGCCAGTGTGAGGCAAGCCTATCACCGCCATCGCATGGCCGATGCCGCGATCGCCGAGGCGGCGGACGGCAGCCACCCGATGCTGGAGCCCCACATGAAGCGAATGCTTGACATGATGGATGAACAGGAGCCGGAAGCGGCCCTGGCCGCGTATGAGGAGGCGGCTCCGAACCGTTACTTCAAGCTGTTCGCTGGATTATCGCGCTTCGTGGCCGAATACGGGGATCCGCCTCAGCGGCAAGGGTCCTCCTATTTGCAAGGCATCTCGATGCTCGTGAGGGAGATCCATCTGGAATTTACGATGCGCTCCCGGCTGGAATATTTTCTGAGCGGGCTTCAGGCCATCGCGATCATGCCCGTGTTGTTCGCTGACCCGCTTGCCCGCTGGGCAAAGGCCTATTTCCCGCTGATGGAGCAATTTTACGAGAGCAAGCTCGGCTGGCTGCTTCAGCTGACGGTGTTCATCACAGTCTTCATCTGCCACAGGCTGCTGCTGCAACTGCATTGGCAGCCAGGCCGGGGCGAGGTGGGAGCCCGTCGGACATGGGAGTCCCGTATCTGGACCCGCCCTGCCGTCAAGCTTCTCGTACGGCGACTGATGGCCCGCACATCTCCCGCATCGATTCGGCGGATTCAGCGGCTGCTGAGAGAGGCGAACGACGACATGCCGGTCGATCAATTCTATGCCCGGCGCTGGGCTTTGGGTGCGGTCGTGCTGTGCTGCGGGGTCTGTCTGCTGTTCCTATTGCAGTCTACAGCCGCTTCCGGGGCGTGGAATCAGCTGCAGCGGCAGATGACGGCGCTCGGGCTGGAGCTGCCGGCCATGGTTGGCAGCACTGCCGGGCAGCCGTCCCAGCAAGCGCTTGAGACGTGGAAGGCACAACTCCTGGATCACCCCTCGGTGGCAAGCGAACGGAAATCCAGGCAGCTAATCAACTACTTCGCGAACTATGCTGATCGGCTGCAAGGGAGCTGCATCCAATGGTGGGAGGTGCTGCTGATCCTTGCTGCGAGTCTTGCCGCCTATGCCTGCCCGGTCGTCCTGCTTCACGTCCGGAGCCGGCTGCAGCATATCGACATGAGGACGGAGATTAGCCAGTTCCAGTCGCTGACCTTGCTGCTGAGAGCCTTCGACCGCATGACGGCTGAACAGATCGTGGGCTGGATGGGGCGCAGCTCTATTTATTTCAGGAAGCCGCTGCATGCATGTCTCATGAATTGGGAGAGCGGGGCGGAAGCGGCGCTGCAGCAGCTGAAGCGGGATGCTCCTTACCCGGACTTTGTCCGCTTCGTCGAAAAAATCGAACTGGCCTTCGATCTGATTCCGCTTTATCAAGCCTTCGATGACGTAGAACAGGACTGGCTCTATGAGCAGGAAATGATCAAACAGCATTATGAGAAGAGCATCGATGCCAAAGCGGTATGGGGACAATGGTTCGGATTCGCGCCGATGTATGCCCTCGTCTTTCTATACTTGGTCATACCGCTCGTCTGGATGAGCGCGGAGCAAATGCGCTCGTCTTTTGAGCAAATTCGTCAGCTGTAG
- a CDS encoding ATPase, T2SS/T4P/T4SS family, whose amino-acid sequence MFWNGILIAAIAAGTLIGLGLRLRSKGSKAASAGKPQDWTWERLDAVVKQYFITWTSDILMDVHANEEEFRRETARRLALKKALKACNNGEPAAKEYIKEWIVDIIEQHIKLAADELERLISFNSPALLTVQDKFDLLLYAYKQRYGYEALDELIRTYKWDELKVTPSAEDESGYVVTSGDVDAAFRMERLPFGHRDRIRIVAQRLYQRYKGFSVIDEMRDMRIDGVSGGINGVPEVLAGTPYAALVQPESGDKEEIRACDSVWIFYKGISIRFAFLSFGSDAELRRVCHNIYKYQSPGPLTEADGYRVNHMKDGSRVVVLRPPFAESWCFFIRKFDTSRVTLSQLITDNNAELPIALLTYLMKGARVTAVTGAQGSGKTTLLMALVQSIYPFYPLRVQEQAFELHLRRLYPHRNIVSLRETERISGQAGLDVQKKTDGTVHILGEVATDPIAAWMIQMAQVASLFTVFTHHAKTFTDLIFALRNSLLKSGMFHNEAIAEQQVSGVIHFDVHLARDADGKRYIERITECIPMADPEPGEMPPAAESGGGGVSWERYILSSEQLHRRLGRTRAFEYRNIVEYRQGRYWLVHPLSDRQAEAMEREMTAEDKRRFREWLTEEGGMAIAG is encoded by the coding sequence ATGTTCTGGAACGGAATTCTCATCGCGGCCATTGCTGCGGGCACGCTTATCGGGTTGGGGCTGCGCCTGCGCAGCAAGGGAAGTAAGGCGGCCAGTGCGGGCAAGCCGCAGGATTGGACATGGGAGAGGTTGGACGCTGTCGTGAAGCAGTATTTCATAACGTGGACCTCTGACATTCTGATGGATGTCCATGCGAATGAAGAGGAGTTCCGGCGCGAGACAGCGCGCCGGCTGGCGCTCAAAAAGGCGTTGAAAGCATGCAACAACGGCGAGCCTGCGGCCAAGGAATATATTAAAGAGTGGATTGTCGACATTATCGAACAGCATATCAAGCTTGCGGCAGATGAGCTAGAGCGGCTTATCTCGTTCAACAGTCCGGCTCTGCTGACTGTACAGGACAAGTTTGATTTGCTCCTGTATGCATACAAGCAACGCTACGGGTACGAAGCATTGGATGAACTGATACGGACATACAAGTGGGATGAATTAAAAGTTACTCCATCTGCGGAGGACGAATCAGGCTATGTCGTCACGAGCGGGGATGTCGACGCGGCGTTTCGAATGGAGCGTCTGCCGTTCGGACACCGGGACCGGATACGGATTGTAGCTCAACGTCTGTATCAGCGGTATAAAGGGTTCTCGGTCATTGATGAGATGCGCGATATGCGCATTGACGGCGTATCCGGCGGCATTAACGGGGTCCCTGAGGTGTTGGCCGGCACGCCGTACGCCGCTTTGGTGCAGCCGGAATCGGGGGACAAAGAGGAGATCAGAGCCTGCGACAGCGTATGGATTTTTTATAAAGGGATATCGATTCGTTTTGCGTTTCTTTCCTTCGGCAGCGACGCAGAGCTGCGCAGGGTGTGCCACAACATTTACAAATATCAATCGCCCGGCCCGTTGACCGAAGCGGATGGCTACCGGGTCAATCATATGAAGGACGGCTCGCGGGTTGTCGTTCTTCGCCCGCCCTTTGCGGAATCATGGTGCTTCTTTATCCGCAAATTCGATACGAGCCGGGTCACGCTTTCGCAGCTAATTACGGATAATAACGCCGAGCTGCCGATCGCTCTGCTTACTTATTTAATGAAGGGAGCGCGGGTGACGGCTGTTACCGGTGCGCAAGGATCGGGGAAGACGACGCTTTTGATGGCATTAGTCCAGTCCATCTACCCTTTCTATCCGCTTCGCGTGCAGGAGCAGGCGTTCGAGCTCCATTTGCGGCGACTGTACCCGCACCGGAATATTGTCTCGCTCAGGGAGACCGAGCGCATTTCCGGTCAGGCCGGGCTGGACGTGCAGAAGAAAACGGATGGCACGGTGCATATACTCGGTGAAGTTGCTACCGACCCGATCGCGGCCTGGATGATTCAAATGGCGCAGGTCGCCAGCTTGTTCACCGTCTTCACGCATCACGCCAAAACATTTACGGATCTTATTTTCGCGCTTCGCAACTCGCTGCTTAAAAGCGGAATGTTCCACAACGAAGCGATTGCGGAGCAGCAGGTTAGCGGCGTGATCCATTTTGATGTGCATCTGGCCCGGGACGCGGACGGGAAGCGGTATATTGAGCGGATCACCGAGTGCATCCCAATGGCGGATCCGGAGCCGGGGGAGATGCCGCCGGCCGCAGAGAGCGGGGGCGGAGGTGTATCTTGGGAGCGCTACATTCTGTCCTCCGAGCAGTTGCACCGCCGGCTTGGCCGAACGCGCGCGTTCGAATACCGCAATATCGTCGAATACCGGCAAGGCCGGTACTGGTTGGTTCATCCGCTATCCGATCGGCAGGCGGAAGCAATGGAGCGGGAAATGACGGCCGAGGACAAGCGGAGATTCCGCGAATGGCTGACTGAAGAAGGAGGGATGGCGATTGCCGGTTAG
- a CDS encoding ABC transporter permease: MTACLGMTLAWRCQLRVLLIHAERRGRGLEALLPKPEAASSIHYRTTPNGWSNLLRMLEHQQAEDDLLVSFTIPVMRNLDMLPGFDDENERSTGRAKLRHWIQRIMRQTEKRYDIVLWDAGGEDDDMAQSVGARAHGTLLIASQQRSSLDAAFRDQGSPVSAYILGMYDDDIRQNDIRIRRQYRPEAPVFMIPYSAGFRNAADEGKLLAWYIQQLMKPQRKQRNGFAHHHKKLAEWLMAESGAIARSDPGKAG; the protein is encoded by the coding sequence TTGACGGCATGCTTGGGAATGACGCTCGCCTGGCGCTGCCAGCTGCGCGTGCTGCTCATTCATGCCGAGCGGCGGGGCAGAGGCCTGGAGGCGCTCCTGCCGAAGCCGGAGGCCGCGTCTTCGATTCATTATCGCACCACTCCGAACGGTTGGAGCAACCTGCTTCGCATGCTGGAGCATCAACAGGCGGAGGATGATCTCCTCGTGTCCTTCACGATTCCCGTCATGCGCAATCTCGATATGCTCCCGGGTTTTGACGACGAAAATGAACGATCGACTGGCAGAGCCAAGCTGCGCCACTGGATACAGAGGATAATGAGGCAGACGGAGAAACGGTACGATATCGTGCTATGGGATGCAGGCGGAGAAGATGACGATATGGCGCAGTCTGTCGGGGCGCGGGCCCATGGGACGCTGCTCATTGCCAGCCAACAGCGTTCTTCACTGGATGCCGCCTTCCGCGATCAGGGCTCTCCCGTCTCTGCCTATATATTAGGCATGTATGATGACGATATCCGGCAAAATGATATCCGGATTCGGCGTCAATACAGGCCGGAGGCACCCGTGTTCATGATTCCGTACTCCGCCGGTTTCCGGAACGCCGCAGACGAGGGCAAGCTGCTTGCCTGGTATATTCAGCAGCTCATGAAGCCGCAGCGCAAGCAGCGGAATGGATTCGCCCATCATCACAAGAAGCTGGCGGAATGGCTCATGGCGGAGTCAGGCGCGATAGCGCGTTCCGATCCAGGTAAAGCGGGGTGA
- a CDS encoding carbon monoxide dehydrogenase maturation protein — translation MSSAVFIGSVDKSEHLFAVCTLLARLQRKVLLIDGTQAQWSAYRVAGPDPTMSPLNWNGFDILTGCLNWKDAFQRLERKEEAPPSYDDILIDTDSAAFFAPAQWSEADCRFLCQTVESYHIAKNKEWLAAFQRNQEGEPLAFIPVLFRSLEPESELEFVKELYQPGFEQCWSEDAVVIPEDERDWTAKMDQEHAGTMCLQAYARGTKRAWRGLAERIAGPLADKEWRKCLKDTTKGW, via the coding sequence ATGTCTAGCGCGGTATTTATCGGAAGCGTGGATAAGAGTGAGCATCTATTTGCGGTATGCACATTGCTTGCCCGGTTGCAGCGAAAAGTACTGTTGATTGACGGGACCCAGGCGCAATGGAGCGCGTACCGGGTTGCCGGACCGGACCCGACCATGAGTCCGCTCAATTGGAATGGGTTCGACATATTGACCGGATGCTTGAATTGGAAGGACGCGTTCCAGAGACTGGAGCGGAAAGAGGAGGCGCCGCCGAGCTATGATGATATCCTCATCGATACGGATTCAGCTGCATTTTTTGCTCCCGCGCAATGGTCGGAAGCGGATTGCCGCTTCCTCTGCCAGACTGTCGAGAGCTATCACATCGCGAAGAACAAAGAATGGCTGGCTGCCTTCCAGCGCAATCAGGAAGGGGAACCGCTCGCATTCATTCCGGTGCTGTTCCGTTCCCTGGAGCCGGAGTCCGAGCTCGAATTCGTGAAAGAACTGTATCAGCCGGGATTCGAGCAGTGCTGGTCGGAGGATGCGGTAGTCATTCCCGAAGACGAACGGGATTGGACGGCGAAGATGGATCAGGAGCATGCGGGAACGATGTGCCTTCAGGCCTATGCGCGCGGAACGAAAAGAGCATGGCGCGGGTTGGCGGAACGGATCGCAGGTCCGCTGGCAGACAAAGAATGGAGAAAATGCCTGAAGGACACGACGAAAGGATGGTAA
- a CDS encoding SAF domain-containing protein, translating into MRRWTRRRKQMAWSALCGAAAAGILFGFCLWWSDRQLFALRSSVEAEYKQEFDRLERLAAEREKQQATIWAFERPLKAGTRISMADLKRREIAESAAPAGQVGEVDDAVGKVLKIDVSAKTPVLASMLYEEARLADDMRWVETAVIQLPLLLSKRDAIDVRIRFPDGQDYVILSRKAVHELQEPTIWLQMDERERLSFSSACVDAYLHGGQIYALRYIEPHLQKDAAVNYPPNEQVLKLMQSNPNIAKEAKTALMSRLREQMENAWADKAAERDTSGGVRMRPEQVTQEAAGYPVPAHPAGASPLTGRAPEAVRNSPFVGPKGGTSTERLTQDTPRPLPDTVPGSAGTEKEPDRRPAQPPSPDEPVHSIPEEESQQGTGGSGNHTENATEHESIFSEPDRRQREKRK; encoded by the coding sequence TTGAGACGATGGACACGGAGAAGGAAGCAAATGGCGTGGTCCGCTCTATGCGGTGCGGCGGCAGCAGGCATCTTGTTCGGGTTCTGCCTGTGGTGGTCCGACCGCCAATTATTCGCGCTGCGGTCTTCAGTGGAAGCCGAATATAAGCAGGAATTCGATCGGCTGGAGCGGCTGGCGGCGGAACGGGAGAAGCAGCAGGCGACGATATGGGCATTCGAGCGGCCGCTCAAAGCCGGGACCCGAATCAGCATGGCCGATCTGAAGCGGAGGGAGATCGCGGAATCGGCTGCTCCGGCAGGCCAGGTGGGCGAGGTGGATGACGCCGTCGGCAAAGTGCTGAAAATCGATGTATCTGCCAAAACTCCGGTGCTCGCCTCGATGCTGTATGAAGAGGCGCGGCTGGCGGATGATATGCGCTGGGTGGAGACGGCGGTCATTCAACTGCCATTGTTGTTGAGCAAGCGCGATGCGATTGATGTGCGCATCCGGTTCCCGGATGGCCAAGATTATGTCATCCTGTCTCGCAAGGCGGTTCATGAACTGCAGGAGCCCACGATCTGGCTGCAGATGGATGAACGCGAACGGTTGTCGTTCTCCAGCGCCTGTGTGGACGCTTATTTGCATGGAGGTCAGATTTATGCATTACGGTATATCGAACCTCATCTGCAAAAGGATGCGGCAGTCAATTATCCGCCCAATGAACAGGTGCTGAAGCTCATGCAATCGAACCCGAATATCGCGAAGGAGGCGAAGACGGCGTTAATGTCCCGTCTTCGGGAACAGATGGAAAACGCATGGGCCGACAAGGCCGCCGAGCGGGACACTTCCGGCGGGGTAAGAATGAGACCTGAACAAGTGACGCAAGAAGCGGCCGGTTACCCCGTTCCCGCTCATCCCGCCGGAGCGTCTCCGCTGACGGGAAGAGCGCCGGAGGCGGTAAGGAATTCGCCGTTCGTCGGTCCGAAGGGCGGCACGTCGACAGAACGGTTGACCCAGGACACGCCGCGGCCACTGCCGGATACGGTTCCCGGAAGCGCGGGAACAGAGAAGGAGCCGGACAGAAGGCCTGCGCAGCCCCCGTCGCCGGATGAACCGGTTCATTCCATTCCGGAGGAGGAGTCGCAGCAAGGAACAGGCGGCTCCGGAAATCATACAGAAAATGCGACGGAGCACGAATCGATCTTTTCCGAGCCTGACCGCCGCCAACGGGAGAAGCGGAAGTGA
- a CDS encoding serine/threonine protein kinase, producing MLEHGYSLQPGQLLHGRYRIVRLLGSGGMSSVYLAEDERLASKQWAIKVSKPVARDMEQLVHEARLLTALRHPHLPLIVDFYPPDASGRAYLVMEYIEGVTLGERMRERPVTFTEAIGYAVPICEALSYLHSRHPPIVFRDMKPSNIMLSRQGQVKLIDFGIARNVDADKDHDTVKLGTVGFAAPEQYEGKQSDARTDLYGIGALLAYMMSDGRWKGEIPIPPQCLADDVLAGFLPVLVKLLAIRPEHRYQSAQELLEVLRPFAAGDTPSTVGINASPYAAGRTGAGVVIAFHGTSSGIGATHAALMCAYHLSAGELGRAAYVDARDEADGAVIRALDADYEGEEPDAMDSRKTAGDDAEGVRLHGVTCYRWTQGNLLPYLLGRYEYVVLDTGADATGRRIEEFERAQIPVLVGSASPWRREELREAARRFEANQCTHWIAAISHADAYPAWRPAWLRGRCRGVAKLPHQPNPFEWSEDALRWTEELVGSGRTGRRWLNRFGRWMKEMKLGKGEVRS from the coding sequence TTGCTGGAACATGGATATAGCCTGCAGCCGGGTCAACTGCTGCACGGCAGGTACCGCATTGTCCGATTGCTCGGAAGCGGGGGGATGAGTTCCGTCTATTTGGCGGAAGACGAGAGGCTGGCTTCGAAGCAGTGGGCGATTAAGGTTTCCAAGCCCGTGGCCAGGGATATGGAGCAGCTCGTGCATGAAGCAAGGCTGCTGACGGCTTTGCGCCACCCGCATCTTCCCTTGATTGTTGACTTTTATCCGCCCGACGCGTCGGGAAGAGCCTATCTCGTCATGGAATATATCGAGGGGGTGACATTGGGAGAACGAATGCGGGAGCGGCCTGTTACGTTCACCGAGGCAATCGGCTACGCGGTGCCGATTTGCGAAGCCTTGTCTTATTTGCACAGCCGGCATCCGCCAATTGTCTTTCGCGATATGAAGCCGTCGAACATTATGCTGAGCCGGCAGGGCCAGGTGAAGCTGATTGATTTCGGAATCGCCCGCAACGTCGATGCAGACAAGGATCACGATACAGTGAAGCTTGGCACAGTCGGGTTCGCCGCGCCGGAGCAGTACGAGGGCAAGCAGAGCGATGCCCGCACTGATCTGTATGGGATAGGCGCTCTGCTGGCCTATATGATGTCAGATGGCCGCTGGAAGGGAGAGATTCCGATTCCGCCGCAATGTTTGGCCGATGATGTTCTGGCCGGCTTCCTTCCGGTTCTCGTCAAGCTGCTGGCCATCCGTCCCGAACATCGCTATCAATCGGCACAGGAATTGCTCGAAGTATTAAGGCCGTTCGCTGCGGGGGACACTCCTTCCACAGTGGGCATCAACGCTTCTCCTTATGCTGCCGGGAGGACTGGCGCCGGCGTAGTGATTGCTTTTCACGGCACTTCCTCCGGAATCGGAGCGACGCATGCGGCGCTCATGTGCGCGTATCACCTGTCTGCCGGGGAATTGGGCAGGGCAGCCTACGTTGATGCCCGGGATGAGGCGGACGGTGCGGTCATTCGCGCCTTGGATGCGGATTATGAAGGCGAAGAGCCGGATGCGATGGACAGCCGGAAGACGGCGGGAGATGATGCCGAAGGAGTTCGGCTTCATGGCGTGACCTGCTACCGCTGGACGCAGGGCAATCTGCTGCCGTATTTGCTTGGCCGGTACGAATATGTCGTGCTTGATACGGGAGCGGATGCAACGGGACGCCGGATAGAGGAGTTCGAGCGGGCTCAGATTCCCGTGCTCGTCGGCAGCGCGTCTCCCTGGCGCCGGGAAGAGCTGCGCGAGGCGGCCCGAAGGTTCGAAGCGAACCAATGCACGCATTGGATTGCAGCCATCTCACATGCGGATGCCTATCCTGCCTGGCGGCCGGCTTGGCTCCGCGGGCGTTGCAGAGGTGTGGCGAAGCTGCCGCATCAGCCGAATCCATTCGAGTGGAGCGAGGATGCCTTGCGCTGGACGGAAGAGCTCGTAGGGTCGGGCCGTACCGGCAGGAGATGGCTGAATCGGTTCGGAAGATGGATGAAGGAGATGAAGCTTGGCAAAGGAGAGGTGCGAAGTTGA
- a CDS encoding SAM-dependent methyltransferase, translating into MESVQELILESHYTPSSHWIVTSNHGYIPYAQEELRRSFGQLKSRMLVPGEMALMELPAGSAEAMERWQQEPPIFGRHIQPVHLALKREEGLANGPAEELEAMCALWLEKLTAGSGLQAGSGMRVAVHVRSGGARTEEDKAIREAFLSVIERIGGETVLAEPDIIVSVVISEDAIYAGMMNSAEAGSDWPGGAMRFQREEGQISRAKFKLLEAERTFGLDYSAYRHALDVGAAPGGWTSLLLERGVHVTAIDPAKMHPSLIGHPQLTYVKRNAADVPVEPNEFDLLVCDMSWSPKATAEMVIRLLDGVIAGGTILVTVKLMHKKPLQTIRDVTAMYAEHAQIIRAKQLFHNRDEITLYMMKY; encoded by the coding sequence GTGGAATCCGTACAAGAATTGATTCTGGAGTCACATTATACACCGTCATCCCATTGGATTGTCACCTCCAATCACGGTTATATCCCGTATGCGCAGGAGGAGCTGCGCAGAAGCTTCGGTCAGTTGAAGAGCCGCATGCTCGTTCCCGGCGAGATGGCCTTGATGGAGCTTCCAGCCGGTTCCGCTGAAGCGATGGAACGATGGCAGCAGGAGCCGCCGATCTTCGGCCGGCATATTCAGCCGGTGCACCTGGCGCTCAAGCGCGAGGAGGGGCTCGCGAATGGTCCGGCAGAAGAACTGGAAGCGATGTGCGCCTTGTGGCTGGAGAAGTTGACCGCAGGCTCCGGTCTCCAAGCCGGCAGCGGCATGCGGGTCGCCGTCCATGTTCGGTCCGGCGGGGCGAGGACAGAGGAAGATAAGGCGATCCGGGAGGCGTTCCTCTCCGTAATCGAACGGATTGGAGGAGAGACAGTACTGGCCGAACCGGATATTATCGTATCTGTTGTGATTAGCGAGGATGCAATCTATGCAGGAATGATGAATTCCGCGGAAGCGGGATCCGATTGGCCCGGCGGAGCGATGCGGTTCCAGAGGGAGGAAGGGCAAATCTCCCGCGCCAAGTTCAAGCTGCTGGAAGCGGAACGGACATTCGGTCTCGATTACTCTGCTTATCGGCATGCACTGGACGTCGGCGCCGCGCCGGGAGGCTGGACGAGCCTCTTGCTGGAGCGGGGAGTGCATGTTACCGCGATCGACCCGGCCAAAATGCATCCGAGCTTGATAGGGCACCCGCAGTTGACGTATGTGAAGCGGAATGCTGCCGATGTCCCGGTGGAGCCGAATGAGTTCGATCTGCTCGTCTGCGATATGAGCTGGAGCCCCAAAGCGACGGCAGAGATGGTTATCCGCTTGCTGGACGGCGTGATTGCGGGGGGAACGATCCTCGTCACCGTAAAATTGATGCACAAAAAGCCGCTGCAGACGATTCGCGATGTAACTGCCATGTATGCCGAGCATGCCCAAATTATCCGGGCGAAGCAGTTGTTCCATAATCGGGACGAGATTACACTTTATATGATGAAATATTAA
- a CDS encoding ABC transporter ATP-binding protein: MIQLEQIRFQREERTILDDVNWSVNPGEHWVLLGRNGSGKTTLLELITAYQFPSSGTVRVLGHTYGQCDVREVRQRIGYISQSLVEKLTLRDPVWEVVATGAFAWLRFYQEIPKEVKERAQQLLEEFHLGRLADQPLAVCSQGERKKIMLARALMGDPELLIMDEPCSGLDIYEREKLLEDMALLSGRDLGIVYVTHHSEEIIPLFTHVALLHEGRMVASGLKREVMTPELLSETFDMPVQVDWTNDRPWIRVP, translated from the coding sequence GTGATACAGCTAGAACAGATCAGGTTCCAGAGAGAAGAGCGAACCATTTTAGATGACGTGAACTGGAGCGTAAACCCTGGGGAGCACTGGGTGTTGCTGGGACGGAACGGATCCGGGAAGACGACGCTGCTTGAACTGATAACCGCCTACCAATTTCCTTCCAGCGGAACCGTCCGCGTACTTGGTCATACATATGGTCAGTGCGATGTAAGAGAAGTGAGACAACGGATCGGATATATTAGTCAATCGCTCGTCGAAAAATTAACGCTGCGCGACCCGGTGTGGGAAGTGGTGGCGACCGGTGCCTTCGCTTGGCTGCGCTTCTATCAGGAGATTCCGAAGGAAGTGAAGGAGCGGGCCCAGCAATTGCTGGAGGAATTCCATCTTGGCCGTCTGGCGGATCAGCCGCTTGCCGTCTGCTCGCAAGGGGAACGCAAGAAAATTATGCTTGCCCGCGCATTGATGGGCGATCCCGAGCTGCTTATTATGGACGAGCCGTGCTCCGGCCTCGATATTTATGAGCGGGAGAAGCTGCTTGAAGATATGGCGCTGCTCTCGGGACGCGATCTCGGGATTGTCTATGTGACGCATCATTCGGAGGAAATTATCCCGCTGTTCACGCATGTAGCGCTGCTGCATGAGGGGCGGATGGTCGCGTCCGGGCTGAAGCGCGAGGTGATGACTCCGGAGCTGCTCTCGGAGACCTTCGATATGCCTGTCCAGGTGGACTGGACGAATGATCGACCATGGATACGGGTTCCGTGA
- a CDS encoding thioredoxin family protein, whose amino-acid sequence MNPVRGQELQHFMPGRPVTAAGSRRALYVYSPFCGTCRLAERMLALLEQSYSQLAIASVNVLDAAELVQAHRIESVPCLLLWGEDTAERESGPEKIYAFHSVTYMYERLKGGGLL is encoded by the coding sequence GTGAACCCGGTCCGCGGGCAAGAGCTTCAGCACTTTATGCCAGGTCGTCCGGTCACGGCTGCAGGAAGCCGGCGGGCACTCTATGTGTACAGCCCCTTTTGCGGGACGTGCCGGCTTGCTGAACGGATGCTGGCTCTACTGGAGCAATCTTATTCACAGCTTGCGATCGCTTCGGTCAATGTGCTGGATGCCGCCGAACTGGTGCAGGCGCATCGCATCGAGAGCGTCCCTTGTCTTCTGCTCTGGGGAGAAGACACGGCGGAACGGGAGAGCGGGCCGGAGAAGATTTATGCATTTCATTCGGTAACTTATATGTATGAACGATTGAAAGGCGGGGGATTGCTGTGA
- a CDS encoding cyclic-phosphate processing receiver domain-containing protein, protein MIHVYLDDWRRCPDGFVLARNMEECLLLLEEEHVGILSLDHDLGPDEPTGTELVLEMVRRGLYPQEEIYLHTSCPEGRQRMYQQLYKHKPDSVKLHNGPMGWDTLERVRMEKQ, encoded by the coding sequence ATGATTCATGTCTACCTGGACGACTGGCGGCGCTGTCCGGACGGATTCGTGCTGGCGCGGAATATGGAGGAATGTCTCCTGCTTCTGGAAGAGGAGCACGTCGGTATTTTATCGCTAGATCATGATCTGGGGCCGGACGAGCCCACGGGAACGGAGCTTGTGTTGGAAATGGTGCGCCGCGGACTTTATCCGCAGGAGGAAATCTATCTCCATACTTCCTGCCCGGAAGGGAGACAACGGATGTACCAGCAGCTGTATAAGCATAAGCCGGACTCCGTGAAGCTTCATAACGGGCCCATGGGCTGGGATACGCTGGAGCGGGTTAGGATGGAGAAGCAGTGA